In the Microcebus murinus isolate Inina chromosome X, M.murinus_Inina_mat1.0, whole genome shotgun sequence genome, CTGTGGCCTAGTCCCTAACAGGCCTAGGCTCAGCAGCCTAGTCCCTAACAGGCTGGGCCTGGTACCCCGTCctcggggctgggggtgggagtgggagtgcGGGGCACTGGGAATCATAGAGGTATACTACTGATTGACTTGAGAAGCAGTACAGACACCCTTGGAATCATTCTCCTTGTTTCTGCTTGTATCTTGCATTCACTCAGTAATTTGAGTATCTGTTGTATGCATGTACTAGGCTACAAAGACAACCAGTACATAATCTCTGAtgcgtttttttgttttgttttgtttttgtttttgtttttttttagacagagtcttactctgttgcccaggctagagtgcagtggcatcagcctagctcacagcaacctcaaactcctgggctcaagcaatccttctgcctcagcctcctgagtacctgggactttaggcatgcgccaccatgcccagctaattttatatatatatatatatatatatatatatatatatatatattagttggccaattaatttctttctatttttagtagagacagggtctcactcttgctcaggctggttttgaactacggaccttgagtgatcctcccgccttggcctcccagagtgctaggattacaggtgtgagccaccttgcccagcccatAATCTCTCCTCATAGGAAACTTATAGTCCAGTAGGGATGCTAAGGTATATGTGTGaataacataattaaatatagaaaGTGATGAATGTCAAAAGAGGAGGCAGAAGTTTCTTTGGACagatagattattttctttgagagATACCTGGGAAGGCTTTAGGAAGGTGGCATTTGgctaaaggagaaaagaatgaatagaaTTTAGAAGTATGgtgattgggggtgggggtaggggatggAAAGTGTTCtaacacattgactaccacactagaaaacaatttttttttccttggggccacagtgttttattatgaaaacagaataaaaacttcaaaaacaggCCAGGTacagttgctcacacctgtaatcctagcactctgggaggccgggaggcaggaggattgtttgagctctggagttcaagaccaacctaagcaagatcgagaccccatctctactaaagaaaatagaaagaaattaattggccaactaaaaatatatagaaaaaattagctgggcatggtggcacatgtctgtagtcccagctacttgggaggctgaggcagagggattgccaggagtttgaggttgctgtgagctaggctgatgccacagcactctagcccgggcaagggagtgagactctctcaaaaaaaaccaacaacaacaaaaaaaaaacttcaaaaacaaaatgatcctttctaatttaatgaaaaatgtgttattttttattgttttctgtgcgtgagttatatgcaaattgaaaaatagttcacacgGCTCCCAAGgtagagacgtgtgagttacatatgcttcacgaggccccaggctcaaaactagcatgagttacaTACAAGTCCCATGGCATTTAATGTGCTAAGCAGAAGGATAGTATCAAATAGccctttttccatctttcttctaGAATGGACTCAGATCATCACCAAGTACTTATGGGAGCAGCTACAGAAGATGGCTGAATACTACCGGCCAGGGCCTGCAGGAAGTGGGGGCTGTGGTTCCACAATAGGGCCCTTGCCCCACGATGTAGAGGTGGCGATCCGGCAGTGGGATTACAATGAGAAGCTGGCCATGTTCATGTTTCAGGTAAGGGAGTAAGGCCTGTTGTGTGGGTCATTGGATTGAGCCTGATCTTGCACTCTGCCAGTACAGAACAGAATCTGTCTGCCAACTTGCCCCAGTTGTGGTTCTCTTTACCCTTTCATTTACTTTATCTGCCTCATCTCTAATAGTCCCTGTGTTGAACTAATATTCTTCCCACCCCTGGTACCCATAGGATGGAATGCTGGACAGACATGAGTTCCTGACCTGGGTGCTTGAATGTTTTGAGAAAATCCGCCCTGGAGAGGATGAATTGCTTAAACTGCTGCTGCCCTTACTGCTTCGAGTAAGGCCTAGGAGTTGGGGGGTCTAGGGAGGATTCCAGAAAGAATAAGACTTTAGAGAAGGGTCTCTTGGGGAGAATCAGAGGCTCTGATAGTCATGTCTTCACAGTATTCTGGAGAATTCGTTCAGTCTGCGTACCTCTCCCGCCGCCTTGCCTACTTCTGTACCCGGAGACTGGCCCTGCAGCTGGATGGCGTGAGCAGCCACTCATCTCATGTTATATCCGCTCAGTCAACAAGCACGCTGCCTACCACCCCTGCTCCTCAGCCCCCAACTAGCAGCACACCCTCAACTCCCTTTAGTGATTTGCTTATGTGCCCTCAGCACCGGCCCCTGGTTTTTGGCCTCAGCTGTATCCTACAGGTAGGTACGAGGTGGGTCCAAGGAAATATTAAGAGATagcctgaggccgggcgtggtggctcacgcctgtaatcctagcactctgggaggccaaggcgggaggatcactctaagtcaggagtttgaaaccagcccgagcaagagcaagaccccatctctactaaaaatagaaagaaattaattggctaactaatatatatagaaaaaattagccaggcatggtgccccatgcctgtagtcccagctacttgggaggctgaggcagaaggattgcttgaatccaggagtttgaggttgctgtgagctaggctgatgccatggcactctagcccgggtaacagagtgagactctgtctcaaaaaaaaaaaaaaaaaaaaaaaaaaaaaagagatagctTGAGAAGAGTTGGGTGTCCATCCTGGAGAATGGGGATGATTCCAAATTGGAGGTGGGAGTAGGCACTGAGTACTTTCTTGGAGGCTATTGCTTCTCAGTACTGGGGTATTAGTTCTCTTTGGAGGTTTTGGCcagcctctctctttcttccaggGCTCAATAGTAAGAAAGTGGATGAAGGGAGGGGATCAGGGATGGAGTGATGCCTGCCTCAGGGACTCGGTCCCGATAACTTTGGATCTCAAGTATAAGGGTTAGGTCTTATAACAGGATTCCAGAGAGGTAGACATGGTAACTGAGGTTGACTTAGCTGTTTCTGTCTGGCAGACCATCCTCCTGTGTTGTCCTAGTGCCCTGGTTTGGCACTACTCGCTGACTGATAGCCGGATTAAGACCGGCTCACCACTTGACCACCTGCCTATTgccccctccaacctgcccatGCCAGAGGGCAACAGTGCCTTCACTCAGCAGGTAAGTCTGACCACTAGCCTGGTATTCCGATATTGAGCTATGAGGCTAAATTACTCTTTCAGAATTAGTGATTTGGAGTCTGGTACTGTTCTTTCAGCCCAGAGCTCTGGTCTTTCGTATGCCTTGGCACATCCTTAAAGCCTTCCTTTTTGATATTGCAGGTCCGTGCAAAGTTGCGGGAGATTGAGCAGCAGATCAAGGAGCGAGGACAGGCAGTTGAGGTTCGCTGGTCTTTTGATAAGTGTCAGGAAGCTACTGCAGGTAGGTTTCAGAAGACAGATAGTAGGAAGAATGTTTGAGGAAAGGATGGAGCTTGTAAGGACATATAGATCTGAAAGCCAGAATGCATTGGGCCTCTAGTTAAGTCCCTTTTACCGCTTTTCCTCCTTAGGCTTCACCATTGGACGGGTGCTCCATACTTTGGAAGTGCTGGACAGCCATAGTTTTGAGCGCTCTGACTTCAGCAACTCTCTTGACTCCCTTTGTAACCGAATTTTTGGATTGGGGCCTAGCAAGGATGGGCATGAGGTAAGCAAGAAGGGGCATCAAAGGAGCAAAATCATTGCAAGAGCAACAGTATGTTATGAGAGGAAGTCATGGTGAGGCATTGAAACCAGGGGATGTCTGCACAAATGATCTTATTTTTGGGCCTGAGATGTTTTAAGATGGGCCCCAGTCTTTAAGAAATTGGAACTTAATTCGTCCCCAACCCTACCTTATTCATCCCTGTCTTCCTTTGGTCTCCAGATCTCCTCAGATGATGATGCTGTGGTATCATTACTGTGTGAATGGGCTGTCAGCTGCAAGCGTTCTGGTCGGCATCGTGCTATGGTGGTAGCCAAGCTCCTGGAGAAGAGACAGGCAGAGATTGAGGCTGAGGTTAGGGGGCAGAGATAAGAGAATGAGACTGGCCAATGGGAAGGAATCTAACTGGGGTTGGACATAGAGAGATTGAGGCAGTAATGGGACCAAAGTTGAAGGTACGAGAACAGAGTAAAAAAGTGGTAGAGAACGTAAAGGGAAAGTTAAGGACATGAGGCAAAAGTAGAAAGGTGTGGATTGATGTCAGAGTTAGAGAAGAGATCAAGGCTTCAATTGGGAGGTGGTAAAGAAAATGGAAGTTGGAGGGGGAATGGAAGTTTAAAAGCATGGGGTAGAGGCAAAACAGGTGGTTGTTGAAGGGTTACACATTGAGGAGTGAAGAAACAGGTAAAAAGCAGTCCTGCAATTTGTTCTTTCATCCCACAGCGTTGTGGAGAATCAGAAGCAGCAGATGAGAAGGGTTCCATCGCCTCTGGCTCCCTTTCTGCTCCTAGTGCTCCTATTTTCCAGGATGTCCTCCTGCAGTTTCTGGATACACAGGCTCCCATGCTGAGTATGGACCCCTGCCACCCTCCAGTTACCTCTGCCTTGACTCAGTTACCCACCGCTGTCATCAGAAAGCATAATTAAGGGCCTTCTGGTCTATATTTCTATCTTGGGCTCTGTGCAGAATAACTTTTAGATGTAATTCTGGCCCTTGATCATCTTATAGTTtaacagaatagagaaataaacataataataaagaagccaggcgtggtggttcacgcctgtaatcctagcactctgggaggccgaggcgggaggatctctcagagtcaggagtttgaaaccagcctgagcaagagcgagacccccatctctactaaaatagaaagaaattaattggccagctaaaaatatatagaaaaaactagccgggcgcagtggtgcatgcctgtagtcccagctactcgggaggctgaggcaggatgattgcttgagtccaggagtttgaggttgctgtgagctaggctgatgccacagcactctagcctggggaacagagcaagactctgtctcaaataaataaataaatataaataaaaaataaagataagaatatgCGATTAAAGCATTTTCACTGTATAAATAGCAGCAAAAATGCTATATTCCTTTCTGAGATGATGTGTGGGGCCACAGGTGGGGTAACCAACCATACTTTGTCCTTCAGCAATTTCTGagattgttgttgttgtttttgttttttttgggggtTCACTCTTATTACTGCCTTGGGTGTATCCCTCTCTGAGGTCTTCTAGGAGCAGCACACCTTAGGTGTGTCCCTCTCTCTTTTTGCCCACCTCTTTTGTGTTCTCCTAACTCATCTttcctcattccctccctccaGCGGATCCCCGAAGTGAGAGTGAGCGGGTGGAATTCTTTAACTTGGTACTGCTGTTCTGTGAACTGATTCGACATGATGTTTTCTCCCACAACATGTATACTTGCACTCTCATCTCCCGAGGGGACCTTGCCTTTGGAGCCCCAGGTCCCCGGCCTCCCTCTCCCTTTGATGATCCTGCCGATGACCCAGAGCGCAAGGAGGCTGAAGGCAGCAGCAGTAGCAAGCTGGAGGTGAGTGGGCTTTTCCTTGCCCTGGATCATTCCTTGTGACATTTCCATCTTCATGGCTCCCAGAGGCTTCTGAGAGTCCCTTTTGCCTaatgaaaatagtattttctggccaggtgcggtggctcacgcctgtaatcctagcactctgggaggccaagtcgggcagattgcttgaggtcaggagttcgaaaccaccctgagcaagagctagaccccgtctctactataaatagaaataaaattaattggccaactaatatatgtagaaaaaaattagccgggcatggtggcacatgcctgtagtcccagctactcgggaggctgaggcagcaggattgcttgagcccaggagtttgacgttgctgtgagctaggctgatgccacggcactcactctagcctggacgacaaagcgagactctgtctcaaaaaaaaaaaaaaaaaaaaaagtagtattttcTTAGCACTTTGTGGTTAACAAAACACTCTCGCCTTGGCACTGTGAGATACTCTTATCTCTATCTGAAAGCTGAAGGAAATCAAGGCCCATACTGGTTTAAGGACTGGACAAGACTTGAATCCAGATCCCGTGCTTTCCACAGTATAGTCTCTTCTCTCCAGTTCCCCTGTGAACACTTCTAGATGGCAGGGAGCAGCTCCCTAGGTCCAAAGCAACTTCTCTTATGTTCTATGCCCTCAGGACCCAGGTCTCTCAGAATCTATGGACATTGACCCTAGTTCCAGTGTGCTCTTTGAGGACATGGAGAAGCCTGATTTCTCAGTAAGTTAAATCTTGAGCATGGAAGACTACAGCTCCATAGATCTCCTATTATGCCTCTTTTTGGAATTGAATTATGACCCCTcatccctttttctccttctaaatGTTCTGCCCTCTCACCTTTCTCTTAGTTGTTCTCCCCTACTATGCCCTGTGAGGGGAAGGGCAGTCCATCTCCCGAGAAACCAGATGTCGAGAAGGAAGTGAAGCCCCCACCCAAGGAGAAGATCGAAGGGACCCTTGGGGTTCTTTATGACCAGCCACGACACGTGCAGTATGCCACACACTTTCCCATCCCCCAGGTACTGTTCCCCAACACCTTGTAATAATCTGTTTTGAGCCCAGATTGCTGTCCAAGGAATTTGCCAAGGGGTTGGAGCTGTTCCTAAGGGTGTGGGTATGTTGGGAAGGGGCTTGAGCACGGGATGCTGAGGGGTATGGAGCATGCCTttaagaggagggaaggagatcCGTGCTGGAGTCTGACGGTGCCGCTGGGATGCAGGAGGAGTCATGCAGCCATGAGTGCAACCAGCGGTTGGTCGTACTGTTTGGGGTGGGAAAGCAGCGAGATGATGCCCGCCATGCCATCAAGAAAATTACCAAGGATATCTTGAAGGTTCTGAACCGCAAGGGGACAGCAGAAACTGGTGGGTTTGAGGCTCCTTAAACAGATCTCCCCCAAAGAAAGCCCTAGTCAGTGTTCCCTTCCCCAGCATAGGGAACTCCCCAGTCATGTCCCAATGTCCTGTCTCTTGGAGTCTCCTGAGAGCTCTAGTCCTTTTGAAACTTCCCCCCTCATTCCCCCCCTCTGCAGACCAGCTTGCTCCTATTGTGCCTCTGAATCCTGGAGACCTGACATTCTTAGGTACCTCACAGTAAGCCCCAtactgccctccctccctctcccttccctccctcaacCTAGCACCTCCCTGTACATATTCCTCTAAGGTCCACATAGTCTGTGGTCCTCTAAACCTTAGCTTCACTGTCCCCATCCCTTcatccctcccccagcccttccctgaccctccCTTCCCgacttccctcttccctccctccctccctcccatagCCTTCTCTCCataccccctccccacccccagtcaaCTAGTTATCTTCCCTATCCTGACTGGTCTCTTTCAACTGTCCCCTCAGGTGGGGAGGATGGGCAGAAGCGGAGGCGCAACCGGCCTGAAGCCTTCCCCACTGCTGAAGATATCTTTGCTAAGTTCCAGCACCTTTCACATTATGACCAACACCAGGTCACGGCTCAGGTGTTTAAGCCCAGCCCCCTTCCCACAGTCTGGCCTCCTGTTCTATTTTCCTTTCCCCCTTATCTTTTTCTCCCCGTAGGCAGGCTAAGCCTCCTggtctcctccccttcctccatcaTCCTTTCCTGCTGCCCTTGTTCTTCTTGCCGCTCTCCACTCTTGTCTCACTCCCGCTCCCCTTATCAGGTCTCCCGGAATGTTCTGGAGCAGATCACGAGCTTTGCCCTTGGCATGTCATACCACTTGCCTCTGGTGCAGCATGTGCAGTTCATCTTTGACCTCATGGAATATTCACTCAGCATCAGTGGCCTCATCGACTTTGCCATTCAGGTGGGGAAGTGGGGGAGGTAAGGGTGGAGGAAGGAGTTTGTGCTGTGTAGGGTCATAAGGACGGGTAGAGGCTCTAGCCAGTTTCGCAGGCTATTTGGAGGGGCAGAAAGACTAGCATGGAGGGAGTGGAACATGAGCTAAGACTGTAGGAATAGAGACTTAAGTGCTCCCGGGGGAGGCCCAAGAGGCAGATTAGAGCACTGGGCACAGACCGTCCTCCCACTGTGGAGTTCATAAAACTATATCCTAGAGACTGGCTTAGAGGTGTCATTAATAGAACAAAGGACAGTGGCATGTGGTAACAGGGCCCTTCTATCCTGGGGGGCTCCAGCAGGATGGGGCTcaggcctggccctgccagtGTCCTCATAGGAAGGGGGTTATATCTGACATGAGGGGCCTCTTCTCATCTCCCACCCCTCATTCACTGTGCTAGCTGCTGAATGAACTGAGCGTAGTTGAGGCCGAGCTGCTTCTCAAATCCTCGGATCTGGTGGGCAGCTATACTACCAGCCTGTGCCTGTGCATCGTGGCTGTCCTGCGGCATTATCATGCCTGCCTCATCCTCAACCAGGACCAGATGGCACAGGTCTTTGAGGGGTAAGCAAGGTTTCAAAATAACTGCAACACACAGGGCTCTGGCGAATGCCGTTGGAAGTAGTCTGGGAAGAACACGCACATGGGCTCACACTGTAGGGAAGTGCCTGCCGTTCAGGTGGGAAGGGAATAGTATTACCAAGAGACCTGGATCTGTTTCAAGGGCCCTTTGTTCCCCAGCCCCTCACATACCATCTGCTGATCTTCCCAACTTCGCCTCTTCCTGACAGGCTGTGTGGCGTAGTGAAGCATGGGATGAACCGGTCAGATGGCTCCTCTGCAGAACGCTGTATCCTTGCTTATCTCTATGATCTGTACACATCCTGTAGCCATTTAAAGAGCAAATTTGGGGAGCTCTTCAGGTAAGAGAGGTGGGCGGTAAGGGGTAGAGAGTGGGATGTAGTCCCTTCTCCTTCCCATTACCACCCAACTCAGGAGCTGAACACAGCCCAGGACCCTGCTGCCTGTCCAGGGTCATTTATGGACTGTGTCCTCCACGTGTTGTTCCATTACTGAGAGCGGGCCCTGTTCCTCACTACCCATGTTTCTGGGGCCCatactcttcctcctcttcctccctgcctccagagGCCCCTGTTCCTTATTCTTATGTGGttcccttcctgccagtctgctTTGTCCCATCTCCCTTTTCTTGTCCCGGGGTCTCTTGTCCCTCactttctcctgtttttcttttttcccctttcctgacCATCCCTCTACCTTACCAGACCTTCTTGAACACTACTATCTCCTTTCCTACACCCCTGCAGCGACTTTTGCTCGAAGGTGAAGAATACCATCTACTGCAACGTGGAGCCATCGGAATCCAACATGCGCTGGGCACCTGAGTTCATGATTGACACTCTGGAGAACCCCGCAGCTCACACCTTCACCTACACAGGGCTAGGCAAGAGTCTTAGTGAGAACCCTGCTAACCGCTACAGCTTTGTCTGCAATGCCCTTATGCACGTGTGCGTGGGGCACCATGATCCGGATAGGTATGGGGCGTACTGAGTGAAGAAGGGGTACCACACCCCCACCTGATACTGGGAGGGCTAAGGCACCTGGGAGGTACTACAACCTTGATTATTACTGGGGCAGAGATGAAAAGCTAATGAGTCTGAGATTGTGTGGAGCAAGGTTTTTCCTGAGGGCATTTGTACTTTTCCCTAGGGTGAATGACATCGCAATCCTGTGTGCAGAGCTGACCGGCTACTGCAAGTCACTGAGTGCAGAATGGCTTGGAGTACTTAAGGCCTTGTGCTGTTCCTCTAACAATGGCACTTGTGGTTTCAACGACCTCCTCTGCAATGTAGATGTGAGACTTGGGATGGAGTCTTGCTAAGGAAGGAGGCACTGAGCAGGGCAAGGGGCTGGTCACAGTCATCAAGGTGGTGGAGGGACGGAGTTCTGTAGCGTGGAGGCATACCCCTATGAGTGGGTACCTTCTCTCCACACTGAGTGGTGATGTCTCTCTGCTTTTTTTCCAGGTCAGTGACCTGTCTTTTCATGACTCCCTGGCTACTTTTGTTGCCATCCTCATCGCCCGGCAGTGTTTGCTCCTAGAAGATCTGATTCGCTGTGCTGCCATCCCTTCACTCCTTAATGCTGGTGAGCCACCAATCTCGAACCCCTAGAATTTCTGGGCCCCAAATTGCCATACACACTCAATGGCCATCTCACTGTTCAGTATGAGAGACCCTACTGTGGCTCCCCGGCCTTCACCAGAAGGCCAGTCCTCTGGTGTGCCCCAGGCTGGAAGGAACCTGTTTTCTATTTAACCCTGGGTTTGTAGCCCTGACCTTCCCATTTTTGACCCTTCAACTGCGTAACAGTTCTTTGCTCTATCTCTCCTTCAGTattatcttgctttttttctttcaccttaCGTCATCTTCCCCCTCATCCCCCCATGCCACGTATGCACGTGCGTGGTGCACAGAGTTCAGCTTCATCCCTTCCTGCTTTGTCTTCCTTTTAGCTTGTAGTGAACAGGACTCTGAGCCTGGGGCCCGACTTACCTGCCGCATTCTCCTCCACCTTTTCAAGACACCACAACTCAATCCTTGTCAGTCTGATGGAAGTAAGTGACCCTGATCTGAGCCAGCCAGCAGTAGAAAGTATGgcttccccaccccactcccccgcCACGGTTTTCTACTTTGGCTTCCCCTGACTTCAGCTCCCTCTCCAGACAAGCCTACAGTAGGAATCCGCTCCTCCTGTGACCGCCACCTGCTGGCTGCCTCCCAGAACCGCATCGTGGATGGAGCTGTGTTTGCTGTTCTCAAGGCTGTGTTTGTACTTGGTACGGGGGTAGGAAGGGAGTGGTGCCAGAAGTGTGTATAGGGTGGAGTGCCAGCTAAACTACAGGGACACTCTTTCTCCCTCCCAAAGGTGGTCTCTCTGACctttggggaggagaggagaaagggaagtaTATTTCTGTCCCATAGGGCAGGATTTGGGGAGTTTCTGCCTCTGCGGGCCCCGGGGGGTGGGTCTCCACACAGTGTTCTGATCTCACTCTGCCCTCCCTATCTCCCACCCGTGAACCACAGGGGATGCAGAACTGAAGGGTTCGGGCTTCACTGTGACAGGAGGAGCAGAAGAACttccagaggaggagggaggaggtggcagtGGCGGTCGGAGGCAGGGTGGCCGCAACATCTCTGTGGAGACA is a window encoding:
- the MED12 gene encoding mediator of RNA polymerase II transcription subunit 12 isoform X5, which translates into the protein MAAFGILSYEHRPLKRPRLGPPDVYPQDPKQKEDELTALNVKQGFNNQPAVSGDEHGSAKNVNFNPAKISSNFSSIIAEKLRCNTLPDTGRRKPQVNQKDNFWLVTARSQSAINTWFTDLAGTKPLTQLAKKVPIFSKKEEVFGYLAKYTVPVMRAAWLIKMTCAYYAAISETKVKKRPAVDPFMEWTQIITKYLWEQLQKMAEYYRPGPAGSGGCGSTIGPLPHDVEVAIRQWDYNEKLAMFMFQDGMLDRHEFLTWVLECFEKIRPGEDELLKLLLPLLLRYSGEFVQSAYLSRRLAYFCTRRLALQLDGVSSHSSHVISAQSTSTLPTTPAPQPPTSSTPSTPFSDLLMCPQHRPLVFGLSCILQTILLCCPSALVWHYSLTDSRIKTGSPLDHLPIAPSNLPMPEGNSAFTQQVRAKLREIEQQIKERGQAVEVRWSFDKCQEATAGFTIGRVLHTLEVLDSHSFERSDFSNSLDSLCNRIFGLGPSKDGHEISSDDDAVVSLLCEWAVSCKRSGRHRAMVVAKLLEKRQAEIEAERCGESEAADEKGSIASGSLSAPSAPIFQDVLLQFLDTQAPMLTDPRSESERVEFFNLVLLFCELIRHDVFSHNMYTCTLISRGDLAFGAPGPRPPSPFDDPADDPERKEAEGSSSSKLEDPGLSESMDIDPSSSVLFEDMEKPDFSLFSPTMPCEGKGSPSPEKPDVEKEVKPPPKEKIEGTLGVLYDQPRHVQYATHFPIPQEESCSHECNQRLVVLFGVGKQRDDARHAIKKITKDILKVLNRKGTAETDQLAPIVPLNPGDLTFLGGEDGQKRRRNRPEAFPTAEDIFAKFQHLSHYDQHQVTAQVSRNVLEQITSFALGMSYHLPLVQHVQFIFDLMEYSLSISGLIDFAIQLLNELSVVEAELLLKSSDLVGSYTTSLCLCIVAVLRHYHACLILNQDQMAQVFEGLCGVVKHGMNRSDGSSAERCILAYLYDLYTSCSHLKSKFGELFSDFCSKVKNTIYCNVEPSESNMRWAPEFMIDTLENPAAHTFTYTGLGKSLSENPANRYSFVCNALMHVCVGHHDPDRVNDIAILCAELTGYCKSLSAEWLGVLKALCCSSNNGTCGFNDLLCNVDVSDLSFHDSLATFVAILIARQCLLLEDLIRCAAIPSLLNAACSEQDSEPGARLTCRILLHLFKTPQLNPCQSDGNKPTVGIRSSCDRHLLAASQNRIVDGAVFAVLKAVFVLGDAELKGSGFTVTGGAEELPEEEGGGGSGGRRQGGRNISVETASLDVYAKYVLRSICQQEWVGERCLKSLCEDSNDLQDPVLSSAQAQRLMQLICYPHRLLDNEDGENPQRQRIKRILQNLDQWTMRQSSLELQLMIKQTPNNEMNSLLENIAKATIEVFQQSAETGSSSGSTASNIPSSNKTKPVLSSLERSGVWLVAPLIAKLPTSVQGHVLKAAGEELEKGQHLASSSRKERDRQKQKSMSLLSQQPFLSLVLTCLKGQDEQREGLLTSLYSQVHQIVNNWRDDQYLDDCKPKQLMHEALKLRLNLVGGMFDTVQRSTQQTTEWAVLLLEIIISGTVDMQSNNELFTTVLDMLSVLINGTLAADMSSISQGSMEENKRAYMNLVKKLRKELGERQSDSLEKVYQLLPLPKQTRDVITCEPQGSLIDTKGNKIAGFDSIFKKEGLQVSTKQKISPWDLFEGLKPSAPLSWGWFGTVRVDRRVARGEEQQRLLLYHTHLRPRPRAYYLEPLPLPPEDEEPPAPTLLEPEKKAPEPPKTDKPGAAPPSTEERKKKSTKGKKRSQPATKTEDYGMGPGRSGPYGVTVPPDLLHHANPGSISHISYRQSSIGLYTQNQPLPAGGPRVDPYRPVRLPMQKLPTRPAYPGVLPTTMTGVMGLEPSSYKTSVYRQQQPAVPQGQRLRQQLQAKIQSQGMLGQSSVHQMTPSSSYGLQTSQGYTPYVSHVGLQQHTGPADPTRHLQQRPSGYVHQQAPTYGHGLPSAQRFSHQTLQQTPMIGTMTPLSAQGVQAGVRSASILPEQQQQQQQQQQQQQQQQQQQQYHIRQQQQQQILRQQQQQQQQQQQQQQQQQQQQQQQQHQQPQQQQTAPPQPQPQSQPQFQRQGLQQTQQQQQTAALVRQLQQQLSNTQPQPSTNIFGRY
- the MED12 gene encoding mediator of RNA polymerase II transcription subunit 12 isoform X4; the encoded protein is MAAFGILSYEHRPLKRPRLGPPDVYPQDPKQKEDELTALNVKQGFNNQPAVSGDEHGSAKNVNFNPAKISSNFSSIIAEKLRCNTLPDTGRRKPQVNQKDNFWLVTARSQSAINTWFTDLAGTKPLTQLAKKVPIFSKKEEVFGYLAKYTVPVMRAAWLIKMTCAYYAAISETKVKKRPAVDPFMEWTQIITKYLWEQLQKMAEYYRPGPAGSGGCGSTIGPLPHDVEVAIRQWDYNEKLAMFMFQDGMLDRHEFLTWVLECFEKIRPGEDELLKLLLPLLLRYSGEFVQSAYLSRRLAYFCTRRLALQLDGVSSHSSHVISAQSTSTLPTTPAPQPPTSSTPSTPFSDLLMCPQHRPLVFGLSCILQTILLCCPSALVWHYSLTDSRIKTGSPLDHLPIAPSNLPMPEGNSAFTQQVRAKLREIEQQIKERGQAVEVRWSFDKCQEATAGFTIGRVLHTLEVLDSHSFERSDFSNSLDSLCNRIFGLGPSKDGHEISSDDDAVVSLLCEWAVSCKRSGRHRAMVVAKLLEKRQAEIEAERCGESEAADEKGSIASGSLSAPSAPIFQDVLLQFLDTQAPMLTDPRSESERVEFFNLVLLFCELIRHDVFSHNMYTCTLISRGDLAFGAPGPRPPSPFDDPADDPERKEAEGSSSSKLEDPGLSESMDIDPSSSVLFEDMEKPDFSLFSPTMPCEGKGSPSPEKPDVEKEVKPPPKEKIEGTLGVLYDQPRHVQYATHFPIPQEESCSHECNQRLVVLFGVGKQRDDARHAIKKITKDILKVLNRKGTAETDQLAPIVPLNPGDLTFLGGEDGQKRRRNRPEAFPTAEDIFAKFQHLSHYDQHQVTAQVSRNVLEQITSFALGMSYHLPLVQHVQFIFDLMEYSLSISGLIDFAIQLLNELSVVEAELLLKSSDLVGSYTTSLCLCIVAVLRHYHACLILNQDQMAQVFEGLCGVVKHGMNRSDGSSAERCILAYLYDLYTSCSHLKSKFGELFSDFCSKVKNTIYCNVEPSESNMRWAPEFMIDTLENPAAHTFTYTGLGKSLSENPANRYSFVCNALMHVCVGHHDPDRVNDIAILCAELTGYCKSLSAEWLGVLKALCCSSNNGTCGFNDLLCNVDVSDLSFHDSLATFVAILIARQCLLLEDLIRCAAIPSLLNAACSEQDSEPGARLTCRILLHLFKTPQLNPCQSDGNKPTVGIRSSCDRHLLAASQNRIVDGAVFAVLKAVFVLGDAELKGSGFTVTGGAEELPEEEGGGGSGGRRQGGRNISVETASLDVYAKYVLRSICQQEWVGERCLKSLCEDSNDLQDPVLSSAQAQRLMQLICYPHRLLDNEDGENPQRQRIKRILQNLDQWTMRQSSLELQLMIKQTPNNEMNSLLENIAKATIEVFQQSAETGSSSGSTASNIPSSNKTKPVLSSLERSGVWLVAPLIAKLPTSVQGHVLKAAGEELEKGQHLASSSRKERDRQKQKSMSLLSQQPFLSLVLTCLKGQDEQREGLLTSLYSQVHQIVNNWRDDQYLDDCKPKQLMHEALKLRLNLVGGMFDTVQRSTQQTTEWAVLLLEIIISGTVDMQSNNELFTTVLDMLSVLINGTLAADMSSISQGSMEENKRAYMNLVKKLRKELGERQSDSLEKVYQLLPLPKQTRDVITCEPQGSLIDTKGNKIAGFDSIFKKEGLQVSTKQKISPWDLFEGLKPSAPLSWGWFGTVRVDRRVARGEEQQRLLLYHTHLRPRPRAYYLEPLPLPPEDEEPPAPTLLEPEKKAPEPPKTDKPGAAPPSTEERKKKSTKGKKRSQPATKTEDYGMGPGRSGPYGVTVPPDLLHHANPGSISHISYRQSSIGLYTQNQPLPAGGPRVDPYRPVRLPMQKLPTRPAYPGVLPTTMTGVMGLEPSSYKTSVYRQQQPAVPQGQRLRQQLQQSQGMLGQSSVHQMTPSSSYGLQTSQGYTPYVSHVGLQQHTGPAGTMVPPSYSSQPYQSTHPSTNPTLVDPTRHLQQRPSGYVHQQAPTYGHGLPSAQRFSHQTLQQTPMIGTMTPLSAQGVQAGVRSASILPEQQQQQQQQQQQQQQQQQQQQYHIRQQQQQQILRQQQQQQQQQQQQQQQQQQQQQQQQHQQPQQQQTAPPQPQPQSQPQFQRQGLQQTQQQQQTAALVRQLQQQLSNTQPQPSTNIFGRY